Proteins co-encoded in one Ananas comosus cultivar F153 linkage group 15, ASM154086v1, whole genome shotgun sequence genomic window:
- the LOC109721705 gene encoding uncharacterized protein LOC109721705 isoform X5, with product MALRSIAPCQSAATTTPPIPPRRRPLVPVTSCIKMSSSMLGNKNEGSKLVLVWTESRQVMTAAVERGWRTFVFGSEPFSKELVQDWSSTALIHPLFVDGAKLLDEQGLNVGMFYGVSSPRELELIRPDDMEVDNLVINFQGEWQVIPAENIVAAFQGFNRTVLAVATTSTEAQVFLEALEQGLDGVVLKVEDTGEILKLKEYFDRRNEVSSRLALTKATITNVEVVGMGDRVCVDLCSVMRPGEGLLVGSFARGLFLVHSECLETNYIASRPFRINAGPVHAYLAVPGGKTCYLSELRAGKEVTVVDQSGLWRTAIVGRVKIESRPLVLVEAKENLGEETYSIFLQNAETVGLVCPSEAEGNNTSMVIPVTSLKVGDEILVRKQGGARHTGIEIREFILEK from the exons ATGGCACTCCGATCCATCGCACCGTGTCAAAGCGCCGCAACGACGACGCCCCCGATCCCTCCTCGCCGGAGAC CTCTTGTGCCTGTGACCTCTTGCATTAAAATGTCTTCCTCTATGTTGGGAAACAAGAATGAGGGTTCGAAGCTTGTCTTGGTATGGACGGAGAGTAGGCAAGTGATGACCGCGGCTGTTGAGAGAGGTTGGAGAACTTTCGTCTTCGGCTCGGAACCTTTTTCCAAAGAACTTGTGCAGGATTGGTCAT CAACTGCTTTAATACATCCTCTATTTGTTGATGGTGCAAAGCTTCTTGATGAACAAGGTCTAAATGTCGGAATGTTTTATGGTGTTTCATCTCCACGAGAATTAGAACTTATACGACCAGATGACATGGAAGTCGATAACTTGGTTATCAATTTTCAGGGTGAATGGCAG GTTATACCTGCAGAGAACATAGTTGCAGCATTCCAGGGCTTTAATAGGACTGTATTGGCTGTTGCAACAACTTCAACAGAAGCACAAGTGTTTCTCGAG gcCTTGGAGCAAGGTCTTGATGGAGTAGTGCTAAAAGTTGAAGACACCGGAGAGATCCTTAAACTAAAG GAGTATTTTGATAGGAGGAATGAAGTCAGTAGTCGGTTAGCTTTGACTAAAGCCACAATAACAAACGTTGAAGTGGTCGGAATGGGTGATCGTGTTTGTGTGGACCTTTGCAGTGTCATGCGACCTGGCGAAGGCCTTCTG GTTGGTTCATTTGCCAGAGGTTTGTTCTTGGTTCACTCAGAATGTTTAGAGACAAACTACATTGCAAGCAGGCCATTCAGGATTAATGCA GGGCCTGTGCACGCCTACCTTGCAGTACCTGGGGGGAAGACCTGCTACCTCTCTGAGCTGCGTGCTGGTAAAGAAGTGACGGTGGTCGATCAAAGTGGTTTGTGGCGAACAGCTATTGTGGGCCGTGTGAAAATAGAATCGAGACCCCTCGTCCTTGTAGAGGCTAAG GAAAATTTAGGAGAAGAGACCTACAGCATTTTTCTACAGAATGCAGAAACCGTCGGTCTTGTTTGTCCCAGCGAAG CAGAAGGCAACAACACAAGCATGGTTATTCCTGTGACGTCGCTAAAAGTTGGCGACGAAATCCTAGTGCGAAAGCAGGGTGGTGCCCGACATACAGGAATAGAAATCCGAGAGTTCATCCTTGAGAAGTAA
- the LOC109721705 gene encoding uncharacterized protein LOC109721705 isoform X3: MALRSIAPCQSAATTTPPIPPRRRPNAALVPVTSCIKMSSSMLGNKNEGSKLVLVWTESRQVMTAAVERGWRTFVFGSEPFSKELVQDWSSTALIHPLFVDGAKLLDEQGLNVGMFYGVSSPRELELIRPDDMEVDNLVINFQGEWQVIPAENIVAAFQGFNRTVLAVATTSTEAQVFLEALEQGLDGVVLKVEDTGEILKLKEYFDRRNEVSSRLALTKATITNVEVVGMGDRVCVDLCSVMRPGEGLLVGSFARGLFLVHSECLETNYIASRPFRINAGPVHAYLAVPGGKTCYLSELRAGKEVTVVDQSGLWRTAIVGRVKIESRPLVLVEAKENLGEETYSIFLQNAETVGLVCPSEAEGNNTSMVIPVTSLKVGDEILVRKQGGARHTGIEIREFILEK; the protein is encoded by the exons ATGGCACTCCGATCCATCGCACCGTGTCAAAGCGCCGCAACGACGACGCCCCCGATCCCTCCTCGCCGGAGAC CTAATGCAGCTCTTGTGCCTGTGACCTCTTGCATTAAAATGTCTTCCTCTATGTTGGGAAACAAGAATGAGGGTTCGAAGCTTGTCTTGGTATGGACGGAGAGTAGGCAAGTGATGACCGCGGCTGTTGAGAGAGGTTGGAGAACTTTCGTCTTCGGCTCGGAACCTTTTTCCAAAGAACTTGTGCAGGATTGGTCAT CAACTGCTTTAATACATCCTCTATTTGTTGATGGTGCAAAGCTTCTTGATGAACAAGGTCTAAATGTCGGAATGTTTTATGGTGTTTCATCTCCACGAGAATTAGAACTTATACGACCAGATGACATGGAAGTCGATAACTTGGTTATCAATTTTCAGGGTGAATGGCAG GTTATACCTGCAGAGAACATAGTTGCAGCATTCCAGGGCTTTAATAGGACTGTATTGGCTGTTGCAACAACTTCAACAGAAGCACAAGTGTTTCTCGAG gcCTTGGAGCAAGGTCTTGATGGAGTAGTGCTAAAAGTTGAAGACACCGGAGAGATCCTTAAACTAAAG GAGTATTTTGATAGGAGGAATGAAGTCAGTAGTCGGTTAGCTTTGACTAAAGCCACAATAACAAACGTTGAAGTGGTCGGAATGGGTGATCGTGTTTGTGTGGACCTTTGCAGTGTCATGCGACCTGGCGAAGGCCTTCTG GTTGGTTCATTTGCCAGAGGTTTGTTCTTGGTTCACTCAGAATGTTTAGAGACAAACTACATTGCAAGCAGGCCATTCAGGATTAATGCA GGGCCTGTGCACGCCTACCTTGCAGTACCTGGGGGGAAGACCTGCTACCTCTCTGAGCTGCGTGCTGGTAAAGAAGTGACGGTGGTCGATCAAAGTGGTTTGTGGCGAACAGCTATTGTGGGCCGTGTGAAAATAGAATCGAGACCCCTCGTCCTTGTAGAGGCTAAG GAAAATTTAGGAGAAGAGACCTACAGCATTTTTCTACAGAATGCAGAAACCGTCGGTCTTGTTTGTCCCAGCGAAG CAGAAGGCAACAACACAAGCATGGTTATTCCTGTGACGTCGCTAAAAGTTGGCGACGAAATCCTAGTGCGAAAGCAGGGTGGTGCCCGACATACAGGAATAGAAATCCGAGAGTTCATCCTTGAGAAGTAA
- the LOC109721705 gene encoding uncharacterized protein LOC109721705 isoform X2 codes for MITMLPFTCFFSSSSIKVAPLVRFSSNAALVPVTSCIKMSSSMLGNKNEGSKLVLVWTESRQVMTAAVERGWRTFVFGSEPFSKELVQDWSSTALIHPLFVDGAKLLDEQGLNVGMFYGVSSPRELELIRPDDMEVDNLVINFQGEWQVIPAENIVAAFQGFNRTVLAVATTSTEAQVFLEALEQGLDGVVLKVEDTGEILKLKEYFDRRNEVSSRLALTKATITNVEVVGMGDRVCVDLCSVMRPGEGLLVGSFARGLFLVHSECLETNYIASRPFRINAGPVHAYLAVPGGKTCYLSELRAGKEVTVVDQSGLWRTAIVGRVKIESRPLVLVEAKENLGEETYSIFLQNAETVGLVCPSEEGNNTSMVIPVTSLKVGDEILVRKQGGARHTGIEIREFILEK; via the exons ATGATTACCATGTTGCCATTTACTTGCTTCTTCTCTTCATCTTCGATAAAGGTTGCTCCTTTAGTAAGATTTAGCT CTAATGCAGCTCTTGTGCCTGTGACCTCTTGCATTAAAATGTCTTCCTCTATGTTGGGAAACAAGAATGAGGGTTCGAAGCTTGTCTTGGTATGGACGGAGAGTAGGCAAGTGATGACCGCGGCTGTTGAGAGAGGTTGGAGAACTTTCGTCTTCGGCTCGGAACCTTTTTCCAAAGAACTTGTGCAGGATTGGTCAT CAACTGCTTTAATACATCCTCTATTTGTTGATGGTGCAAAGCTTCTTGATGAACAAGGTCTAAATGTCGGAATGTTTTATGGTGTTTCATCTCCACGAGAATTAGAACTTATACGACCAGATGACATGGAAGTCGATAACTTGGTTATCAATTTTCAGGGTGAATGGCAG GTTATACCTGCAGAGAACATAGTTGCAGCATTCCAGGGCTTTAATAGGACTGTATTGGCTGTTGCAACAACTTCAACAGAAGCACAAGTGTTTCTCGAG gcCTTGGAGCAAGGTCTTGATGGAGTAGTGCTAAAAGTTGAAGACACCGGAGAGATCCTTAAACTAAAG GAGTATTTTGATAGGAGGAATGAAGTCAGTAGTCGGTTAGCTTTGACTAAAGCCACAATAACAAACGTTGAAGTGGTCGGAATGGGTGATCGTGTTTGTGTGGACCTTTGCAGTGTCATGCGACCTGGCGAAGGCCTTCTG GTTGGTTCATTTGCCAGAGGTTTGTTCTTGGTTCACTCAGAATGTTTAGAGACAAACTACATTGCAAGCAGGCCATTCAGGATTAATGCA GGGCCTGTGCACGCCTACCTTGCAGTACCTGGGGGGAAGACCTGCTACCTCTCTGAGCTGCGTGCTGGTAAAGAAGTGACGGTGGTCGATCAAAGTGGTTTGTGGCGAACAGCTATTGTGGGCCGTGTGAAAATAGAATCGAGACCCCTCGTCCTTGTAGAGGCTAAG GAAAATTTAGGAGAAGAGACCTACAGCATTTTTCTACAGAATGCAGAAACCGTCGGTCTTGTTTGTCCCAGCGAAG AAGGCAACAACACAAGCATGGTTATTCCTGTGACGTCGCTAAAAGTTGGCGACGAAATCCTAGTGCGAAAGCAGGGTGGTGCCCGACATACAGGAATAGAAATCCGAGAGTTCATCCTTGAGAAGTAA
- the LOC109721705 gene encoding uncharacterized protein LOC109721705 isoform X1, whose protein sequence is MITMLPFTCFFSSSSIKVAPLVRFSSNAALVPVTSCIKMSSSMLGNKNEGSKLVLVWTESRQVMTAAVERGWRTFVFGSEPFSKELVQDWSSTALIHPLFVDGAKLLDEQGLNVGMFYGVSSPRELELIRPDDMEVDNLVINFQGEWQVIPAENIVAAFQGFNRTVLAVATTSTEAQVFLEALEQGLDGVVLKVEDTGEILKLKEYFDRRNEVSSRLALTKATITNVEVVGMGDRVCVDLCSVMRPGEGLLVGSFARGLFLVHSECLETNYIASRPFRINAGPVHAYLAVPGGKTCYLSELRAGKEVTVVDQSGLWRTAIVGRVKIESRPLVLVEAKENLGEETYSIFLQNAETVGLVCPSEAEGNNTSMVIPVTSLKVGDEILVRKQGGARHTGIEIREFILEK, encoded by the exons ATGATTACCATGTTGCCATTTACTTGCTTCTTCTCTTCATCTTCGATAAAGGTTGCTCCTTTAGTAAGATTTAGCT CTAATGCAGCTCTTGTGCCTGTGACCTCTTGCATTAAAATGTCTTCCTCTATGTTGGGAAACAAGAATGAGGGTTCGAAGCTTGTCTTGGTATGGACGGAGAGTAGGCAAGTGATGACCGCGGCTGTTGAGAGAGGTTGGAGAACTTTCGTCTTCGGCTCGGAACCTTTTTCCAAAGAACTTGTGCAGGATTGGTCAT CAACTGCTTTAATACATCCTCTATTTGTTGATGGTGCAAAGCTTCTTGATGAACAAGGTCTAAATGTCGGAATGTTTTATGGTGTTTCATCTCCACGAGAATTAGAACTTATACGACCAGATGACATGGAAGTCGATAACTTGGTTATCAATTTTCAGGGTGAATGGCAG GTTATACCTGCAGAGAACATAGTTGCAGCATTCCAGGGCTTTAATAGGACTGTATTGGCTGTTGCAACAACTTCAACAGAAGCACAAGTGTTTCTCGAG gcCTTGGAGCAAGGTCTTGATGGAGTAGTGCTAAAAGTTGAAGACACCGGAGAGATCCTTAAACTAAAG GAGTATTTTGATAGGAGGAATGAAGTCAGTAGTCGGTTAGCTTTGACTAAAGCCACAATAACAAACGTTGAAGTGGTCGGAATGGGTGATCGTGTTTGTGTGGACCTTTGCAGTGTCATGCGACCTGGCGAAGGCCTTCTG GTTGGTTCATTTGCCAGAGGTTTGTTCTTGGTTCACTCAGAATGTTTAGAGACAAACTACATTGCAAGCAGGCCATTCAGGATTAATGCA GGGCCTGTGCACGCCTACCTTGCAGTACCTGGGGGGAAGACCTGCTACCTCTCTGAGCTGCGTGCTGGTAAAGAAGTGACGGTGGTCGATCAAAGTGGTTTGTGGCGAACAGCTATTGTGGGCCGTGTGAAAATAGAATCGAGACCCCTCGTCCTTGTAGAGGCTAAG GAAAATTTAGGAGAAGAGACCTACAGCATTTTTCTACAGAATGCAGAAACCGTCGGTCTTGTTTGTCCCAGCGAAG CAGAAGGCAACAACACAAGCATGGTTATTCCTGTGACGTCGCTAAAAGTTGGCGACGAAATCCTAGTGCGAAAGCAGGGTGGTGCCCGACATACAGGAATAGAAATCCGAGAGTTCATCCTTGAGAAGTAA
- the LOC109721705 gene encoding uncharacterized protein LOC109721705 isoform X4 produces the protein MITMLPFTCFFSSSSIKVAPLVRFSSLVPVTSCIKMSSSMLGNKNEGSKLVLVWTESRQVMTAAVERGWRTFVFGSEPFSKELVQDWSSTALIHPLFVDGAKLLDEQGLNVGMFYGVSSPRELELIRPDDMEVDNLVINFQGEWQVIPAENIVAAFQGFNRTVLAVATTSTEAQVFLEALEQGLDGVVLKVEDTGEILKLKEYFDRRNEVSSRLALTKATITNVEVVGMGDRVCVDLCSVMRPGEGLLVGSFARGLFLVHSECLETNYIASRPFRINAGPVHAYLAVPGGKTCYLSELRAGKEVTVVDQSGLWRTAIVGRVKIESRPLVLVEAKENLGEETYSIFLQNAETVGLVCPSEAEGNNTSMVIPVTSLKVGDEILVRKQGGARHTGIEIREFILEK, from the exons ATGATTACCATGTTGCCATTTACTTGCTTCTTCTCTTCATCTTCGATAAAGGTTGCTCCTTTAGTAAGATTTAGCT CTCTTGTGCCTGTGACCTCTTGCATTAAAATGTCTTCCTCTATGTTGGGAAACAAGAATGAGGGTTCGAAGCTTGTCTTGGTATGGACGGAGAGTAGGCAAGTGATGACCGCGGCTGTTGAGAGAGGTTGGAGAACTTTCGTCTTCGGCTCGGAACCTTTTTCCAAAGAACTTGTGCAGGATTGGTCAT CAACTGCTTTAATACATCCTCTATTTGTTGATGGTGCAAAGCTTCTTGATGAACAAGGTCTAAATGTCGGAATGTTTTATGGTGTTTCATCTCCACGAGAATTAGAACTTATACGACCAGATGACATGGAAGTCGATAACTTGGTTATCAATTTTCAGGGTGAATGGCAG GTTATACCTGCAGAGAACATAGTTGCAGCATTCCAGGGCTTTAATAGGACTGTATTGGCTGTTGCAACAACTTCAACAGAAGCACAAGTGTTTCTCGAG gcCTTGGAGCAAGGTCTTGATGGAGTAGTGCTAAAAGTTGAAGACACCGGAGAGATCCTTAAACTAAAG GAGTATTTTGATAGGAGGAATGAAGTCAGTAGTCGGTTAGCTTTGACTAAAGCCACAATAACAAACGTTGAAGTGGTCGGAATGGGTGATCGTGTTTGTGTGGACCTTTGCAGTGTCATGCGACCTGGCGAAGGCCTTCTG GTTGGTTCATTTGCCAGAGGTTTGTTCTTGGTTCACTCAGAATGTTTAGAGACAAACTACATTGCAAGCAGGCCATTCAGGATTAATGCA GGGCCTGTGCACGCCTACCTTGCAGTACCTGGGGGGAAGACCTGCTACCTCTCTGAGCTGCGTGCTGGTAAAGAAGTGACGGTGGTCGATCAAAGTGGTTTGTGGCGAACAGCTATTGTGGGCCGTGTGAAAATAGAATCGAGACCCCTCGTCCTTGTAGAGGCTAAG GAAAATTTAGGAGAAGAGACCTACAGCATTTTTCTACAGAATGCAGAAACCGTCGGTCTTGTTTGTCCCAGCGAAG CAGAAGGCAACAACACAAGCATGGTTATTCCTGTGACGTCGCTAAAAGTTGGCGACGAAATCCTAGTGCGAAAGCAGGGTGGTGCCCGACATACAGGAATAGAAATCCGAGAGTTCATCCTTGAGAAGTAA
- the LOC109721705 gene encoding uncharacterized protein LOC109721705 isoform X6, which translates to MITMLPFTCFFSSSSIKVAPLVRFSSNAALVPVTSCIKMSSSMLGNKNEGSKLVLVWTESRQVMTAAVERGWRTFVFGSEPFSKELVQDWSSTALIHPLFVDGAKLLDEQGLNVGMFYGVSSPRELELIRPDDMEVDNLVINFQGEWQVIPAENIVAAFQGFNRTVLAVATTSTEAQVFLEALEQGLDGVVLKVEDTGEILKLKEYFDRRNEVSSRLALTKATITNVEVVGMGDRVCVDLCSVMRPGEGLLGPVHAYLAVPGGKTCYLSELRAGKEVTVVDQSGLWRTAIVGRVKIESRPLVLVEAKENLGEETYSIFLQNAETVGLVCPSEAEGNNTSMVIPVTSLKVGDEILVRKQGGARHTGIEIREFILEK; encoded by the exons ATGATTACCATGTTGCCATTTACTTGCTTCTTCTCTTCATCTTCGATAAAGGTTGCTCCTTTAGTAAGATTTAGCT CTAATGCAGCTCTTGTGCCTGTGACCTCTTGCATTAAAATGTCTTCCTCTATGTTGGGAAACAAGAATGAGGGTTCGAAGCTTGTCTTGGTATGGACGGAGAGTAGGCAAGTGATGACCGCGGCTGTTGAGAGAGGTTGGAGAACTTTCGTCTTCGGCTCGGAACCTTTTTCCAAAGAACTTGTGCAGGATTGGTCAT CAACTGCTTTAATACATCCTCTATTTGTTGATGGTGCAAAGCTTCTTGATGAACAAGGTCTAAATGTCGGAATGTTTTATGGTGTTTCATCTCCACGAGAATTAGAACTTATACGACCAGATGACATGGAAGTCGATAACTTGGTTATCAATTTTCAGGGTGAATGGCAG GTTATACCTGCAGAGAACATAGTTGCAGCATTCCAGGGCTTTAATAGGACTGTATTGGCTGTTGCAACAACTTCAACAGAAGCACAAGTGTTTCTCGAG gcCTTGGAGCAAGGTCTTGATGGAGTAGTGCTAAAAGTTGAAGACACCGGAGAGATCCTTAAACTAAAG GAGTATTTTGATAGGAGGAATGAAGTCAGTAGTCGGTTAGCTTTGACTAAAGCCACAATAACAAACGTTGAAGTGGTCGGAATGGGTGATCGTGTTTGTGTGGACCTTTGCAGTGTCATGCGACCTGGCGAAGGCCTTCTG GGGCCTGTGCACGCCTACCTTGCAGTACCTGGGGGGAAGACCTGCTACCTCTCTGAGCTGCGTGCTGGTAAAGAAGTGACGGTGGTCGATCAAAGTGGTTTGTGGCGAACAGCTATTGTGGGCCGTGTGAAAATAGAATCGAGACCCCTCGTCCTTGTAGAGGCTAAG GAAAATTTAGGAGAAGAGACCTACAGCATTTTTCTACAGAATGCAGAAACCGTCGGTCTTGTTTGTCCCAGCGAAG CAGAAGGCAACAACACAAGCATGGTTATTCCTGTGACGTCGCTAAAAGTTGGCGACGAAATCCTAGTGCGAAAGCAGGGTGGTGCCCGACATACAGGAATAGAAATCCGAGAGTTCATCCTTGAGAAGTAA
- the LOC109721705 gene encoding uncharacterized protein LOC109721705 isoform X7, protein MSSSMLGNKNEGSKLVLVWTESRQVMTAAVERGWRTFVFGSEPFSKELVQDWSSTALIHPLFVDGAKLLDEQGLNVGMFYGVSSPRELELIRPDDMEVDNLVINFQGEWQVIPAENIVAAFQGFNRTVLAVATTSTEAQVFLEALEQGLDGVVLKVEDTGEILKLKEYFDRRNEVSSRLALTKATITNVEVVGMGDRVCVDLCSVMRPGEGLLVGSFARGLFLVHSECLETNYIASRPFRINAGPVHAYLAVPGGKTCYLSELRAGKEVTVVDQSGLWRTAIVGRVKIESRPLVLVEAKENLGEETYSIFLQNAETVGLVCPSEAEGNNTSMVIPVTSLKVGDEILVRKQGGARHTGIEIREFILEK, encoded by the exons ATGTCTTCCTCTATGTTGGGAAACAAGAATGAGGGTTCGAAGCTTGTCTTGGTATGGACGGAGAGTAGGCAAGTGATGACCGCGGCTGTTGAGAGAGGTTGGAGAACTTTCGTCTTCGGCTCGGAACCTTTTTCCAAAGAACTTGTGCAGGATTGGTCAT CAACTGCTTTAATACATCCTCTATTTGTTGATGGTGCAAAGCTTCTTGATGAACAAGGTCTAAATGTCGGAATGTTTTATGGTGTTTCATCTCCACGAGAATTAGAACTTATACGACCAGATGACATGGAAGTCGATAACTTGGTTATCAATTTTCAGGGTGAATGGCAG GTTATACCTGCAGAGAACATAGTTGCAGCATTCCAGGGCTTTAATAGGACTGTATTGGCTGTTGCAACAACTTCAACAGAAGCACAAGTGTTTCTCGAG gcCTTGGAGCAAGGTCTTGATGGAGTAGTGCTAAAAGTTGAAGACACCGGAGAGATCCTTAAACTAAAG GAGTATTTTGATAGGAGGAATGAAGTCAGTAGTCGGTTAGCTTTGACTAAAGCCACAATAACAAACGTTGAAGTGGTCGGAATGGGTGATCGTGTTTGTGTGGACCTTTGCAGTGTCATGCGACCTGGCGAAGGCCTTCTG GTTGGTTCATTTGCCAGAGGTTTGTTCTTGGTTCACTCAGAATGTTTAGAGACAAACTACATTGCAAGCAGGCCATTCAGGATTAATGCA GGGCCTGTGCACGCCTACCTTGCAGTACCTGGGGGGAAGACCTGCTACCTCTCTGAGCTGCGTGCTGGTAAAGAAGTGACGGTGGTCGATCAAAGTGGTTTGTGGCGAACAGCTATTGTGGGCCGTGTGAAAATAGAATCGAGACCCCTCGTCCTTGTAGAGGCTAAG GAAAATTTAGGAGAAGAGACCTACAGCATTTTTCTACAGAATGCAGAAACCGTCGGTCTTGTTTGTCCCAGCGAAG CAGAAGGCAACAACACAAGCATGGTTATTCCTGTGACGTCGCTAAAAGTTGGCGACGAAATCCTAGTGCGAAAGCAGGGTGGTGCCCGACATACAGGAATAGAAATCCGAGAGTTCATCCTTGAGAAGTAA
- the LOC109721705 gene encoding uncharacterized protein LOC109721705 isoform X8: protein MFYGVSSPRELELIRPDDMEVDNLVINFQGEWQVIPAENIVAAFQGFNRTVLAVATTSTEAQVFLEALEQGLDGVVLKVEDTGEILKLKEYFDRRNEVSSRLALTKATITNVEVVGMGDRVCVDLCSVMRPGEGLLVGSFARGLFLVHSECLETNYIASRPFRINAGPVHAYLAVPGGKTCYLSELRAGKEVTVVDQSGLWRTAIVGRVKIESRPLVLVEAKENLGEETYSIFLQNAETVGLVCPSEAEGNNTSMVIPVTSLKVGDEILVRKQGGARHTGIEIREFILEK from the exons ATGTTTTATGGTGTTTCATCTCCACGAGAATTAGAACTTATACGACCAGATGACATGGAAGTCGATAACTTGGTTATCAATTTTCAGGGTGAATGGCAG GTTATACCTGCAGAGAACATAGTTGCAGCATTCCAGGGCTTTAATAGGACTGTATTGGCTGTTGCAACAACTTCAACAGAAGCACAAGTGTTTCTCGAG gcCTTGGAGCAAGGTCTTGATGGAGTAGTGCTAAAAGTTGAAGACACCGGAGAGATCCTTAAACTAAAG GAGTATTTTGATAGGAGGAATGAAGTCAGTAGTCGGTTAGCTTTGACTAAAGCCACAATAACAAACGTTGAAGTGGTCGGAATGGGTGATCGTGTTTGTGTGGACCTTTGCAGTGTCATGCGACCTGGCGAAGGCCTTCTG GTTGGTTCATTTGCCAGAGGTTTGTTCTTGGTTCACTCAGAATGTTTAGAGACAAACTACATTGCAAGCAGGCCATTCAGGATTAATGCA GGGCCTGTGCACGCCTACCTTGCAGTACCTGGGGGGAAGACCTGCTACCTCTCTGAGCTGCGTGCTGGTAAAGAAGTGACGGTGGTCGATCAAAGTGGTTTGTGGCGAACAGCTATTGTGGGCCGTGTGAAAATAGAATCGAGACCCCTCGTCCTTGTAGAGGCTAAG GAAAATTTAGGAGAAGAGACCTACAGCATTTTTCTACAGAATGCAGAAACCGTCGGTCTTGTTTGTCCCAGCGAAG CAGAAGGCAACAACACAAGCATGGTTATTCCTGTGACGTCGCTAAAAGTTGGCGACGAAATCCTAGTGCGAAAGCAGGGTGGTGCCCGACATACAGGAATAGAAATCCGAGAGTTCATCCTTGAGAAGTAA
- the LOC109721179 gene encoding uncharacterized protein At3g28850-like, translated as MGCAGSKESRRRDLRRRLSPLRRSLSGETHVVALTSSTLGSLKLDASVEGTGGEESAGERNAAGLVKAKAWTVRTPTETPPNEPESIDAWELMAGLEDTTTPLRRSPPSAAPELERHSFSFPATTTRAAEPRPSSELSNGSAFAIEFDAQVLSTFRRALEELSPQHPSLLLRSPPNHDQTIRSNSGTNTAQFTRSAPTAKAVLYFTSLRGVRKTFEDCCSVRTILKDYGVRVDERDVSMHGGFKEELRRTLGGCHLPSLFARGRYVGGAEEVKQMHESGELGAVLEGCERAAAAAEEEEEWESNRGGPCEGCGDVRFVLCGRCSGSCKVYAEDEEEEEEEGEEEEAINGGFRRCPECNENGIVRCPVCC; from the coding sequence ATGGGGTGCGCCGGCTCCAAGGAGtcgcggcgccgcgacctccgCCGCAGGCTCTCGCCGCTCCGCCGCAGCCTCTCCGGCGAGACCCACGTCGTCGCGCTCACCTCCTCCACCCTCGGCTCCCTCAAGCTCGACGCGAGCGTCGAAGGAACGGGCGGCGAGGAGAGCGCGGGCGAGCGCAATGCGGCGGGGCTCGTAAAGGCGAAGGCTTGGACCGTGCGCACGCCCACGGAGACCCCGCCGAACGAGCCCGAGAGCATCGACGCGTGGGAGCTCATGGCGGGGCTGGAGGACACCACCACGCCCCTCCGACGCTCTcctccctccgccgccccgGAGCTCGAGCGCcactccttctccttccccgCGACGACGACCCGAGCGGCCGAACCGAGACCCAGCTCCGAATTGAGCAATGGCTCCGCGTTCGCCATTGAGTTCGACGCACAAGTGTTATCCACCTTCCGAAGAGCCCTCGAGGAGCTCTCCCCGCAAcacccctccctcctcctccgctctcCCCCCAACCACGATCAAACCATCCGAAGCAACAGCGGCACCAACACCGCGCAGTTCACAAGGAGCGCACCGACCGCGAAGGCGGTGCTGTACTTCACGAGCCTTCGCGGCGTCCGCAAGACGTTCGAGGATTGCTGCTCCGTGAGGACGATACTCAAGGACTACGGCGTGCGCGTGGACGAGAGGGACGTGTCCATGCACGGGGGGTTCAAGGAGGAATTGCGTCGAACACTTGGCGGGTGCCATTTGCCGAGCCTGTTCGCGCGGGGTCGGTACGTGGGAGGGGCGGAGGAGGTGAAGCAGATGCACGAGAGCGGGGAGTTGGGGGCGGTGTTGGAGGGGTGtgagagggcggcggcggcagcggaggaggaggaggagtgggAGAGCAACAGGGGAGGGCCATGCGAGGGGTGCGGAGACGTGAGGTTCGTGCTTTGTGGGAGGTGCTCGGGGAGTTGTAAGGTGTATgcagaggatgaggaggaggaggaggaagaaggtgaagaagaagaggccATTAATGGAGGGTTTCGGAGGTGCCCCGAGTGCAACGAGAATGGAATAGTAAGGTGCCCTGTTTGCTGCTAA